ttaTAGGGAATGGATTGATGGCTGCCAGGATTAGGGGTGTAGGTAGATAACAGTGGATGTTCCAAAAGTGTTAGTGCAGTTATAAGTTTCACAACTAGCTCCTGATTCGTTTGaatcaggaatttttttttttgaatcctgTGAAGTTGTTgaattatttgaaattataattatatgcaaAATGTAGTCCTTAGTTGTAGCCCAGTAGAAATatgcaatgaaaatattttaaaataagtttattaacagaataacaaaagataaaaaatgtacTTTTGATTCAAGTTTATTACAAAGTAATGGTATAGCTAtagaaagcaaaatttaaaaaataaaaaaaattaaattactgaaTATCTTACCTAAAGATAAACCTATACCGATATGACAAAAACATTGTTAttcttgtttaaaatattttggcagTGTAGACTCaattgtcttctctttttttaaatcttcatacATACGCTGATAAGTGCAGAGAGCTTTATCCACATCTTGGTGAATTTGAATTCTTCGATCAACATTAGGGTCAGCATCCATAATTTTTTGCTTCACAACTTCTAAAGCTTGAAAGATATCTTCAAATTCTTTGAGAGtgaattctttcatttgtttattatcTGCTTCTTCAGTATCATTGTCAATATCTTCAAATGCTCGTTGTTGAtctaaatgaagaaaatcatCAGTAGTCAATCCTTCTGAGTGTGAATCCAGCAATTCCAGAACATTGTCACTTTCTAAATCATCAAAACCAAGCTTTCTTCCtatgtttgttatttcttctacAACAGCCTGCTTCATAGAGGGAAAACCTTCAAAATTACTATTTGCACAATGTGGCAAAATGCACTTCCACACTTCACGCATGTTGTTTGCTGTTATTTGTTGCCAAGCATGATGAATATTTTCAACTGCATCTCTGATGttataattttcccagaagtcAGTTAAGGACATTGCATCATCACCTATTGTTTTCACAACTGCCTGTTCAAAAATCTTTCTTAGGTAGTAGGCTTTAAATGTTGCAATGGTTCCTTGGTCCATGGGTTGCAATAGAGATGTTGcgtttggtggcaaaaaaattacttttatattCTCACACAATGAACTAAGTGTAGTTGGATGACCTGGAGCATTGTCTAAAATCAGTAACACCTTAAATGCAATATTACTGTCCTTGCAATATTTCTCAACAGCAGGGCTAAAATAACTTGAAAACCAGTCTTCGAAAACAGCTTTAGTCACCCATGCTTTCTTATTCGACCTccaaagaactggaagggattgCAGATTATAGCCTCTCAAAGCTCGAGGATTTTGAGTCCAATAAACAAGcattggttttaatttaaaatccccTTCTGCATTACCCCCCAATAAAAGTGTTAGGCGATCCCTAGACACCTTAAATCCaggttttatgttttctttcttagaaatatGAGTTCTGGAAGGCATCCTTTTCCAGAATAAGCCCGTTTCATCTACATTAAAAATTTGTTGATCAGTGTATCCACcttcttcaattattttcttcaaaacatCAGGATATTTAGCTGCCATATCCTCATCTGTAGTAGTTGTTTTTTCAGTAATTTTTACATTATGCAACtgagtttgatttttaaaaggatcaAAGCAACTACCATTTGCAGTAAAAGTTTCTTCACTAtctacttcattttctttctctactttaaaTAAAGTTGGAGCATTTGTTTGCATGGCTGCTTTGTTTTGAGGAATGTGTTTATTATTACAATCTTCAATCCATACAGCTAAAGGACGCTCCATTTCTATCATTGTAACGCTTCTATTCCTTGTAGTTGTTTGTAAACCACAAAAAGCTGGCAcgctgtctttttcttttatttcgtCTGTGTGCTTTATAATATTCTGTACCATAGGTTCAGGCATTCCTACAGCTTGTCCTGTTTTAGAGTTACTATGACCACATTCATGCTGTTCAAAAATTGTCAGGTGATTGTTAGACACTTTAAATCCAggttgagttttttcttttttaaaaatgtaagttcTGAAAGGAATCTTTTTCCAGAATAAACCTGTTCCACCCACATTAAAAATTGGTTGATCGGTGTATCCACCTTCtccaattattttcttcaaaacatCAGGATAGTTGGCTGCCATGTTCTCATCTGCATTGGCTATCTCTCCAGTAATTTTAACATGATGCAAATGAACTCGATTTTTAAAGCGGTCAAACCAACCACCGCTGGCAGAAAAAGTTTCCTCACTATctacttcatttccattttcttttactgcTTTAAATAAACTTGAGGCTTTTGTCTGAATGGCTGCTCGGCTAAGAGGAATGCATTTTTTATTACAATCATCAATCCACACAGCTAAAAGACGTTCCATTTCTATCATTGTAACACTTCTATTCCTTGTAGTTGTTTGCAAACCACAAAAAGTGGATGCAactttacctttttcttttatttcacctGCATGTTTTATAATATTCCGTACTGTAGATTCAGGCATTCCTACATCTCGTCCTATTTTTGAGTTACTATGACCACGTTCATGGCGCTCAATTACATCACATTTTTGTTCTAATGTAATAACAAGCCTCTTTTTTTTCACACTGGCAGTGTTTCCATCTgaagtcttctttcttttatccattttgttatgggcttttaaaaaaaaaattaacacaacTGTTGGTAATATGGTACCCAGCAACAAATTATATCAACATACTACCTATGCAAGAGCAGAATGACATATCTGCAAGTTAAAACTTTTTACTAGCATACATTGCATTAACTGATTTTTGGCTCACATTAAATGtgatctctctcattttataaaatccTGAATTTCTAACTATCTGAATTTGCAATAATCATGACCTAGTTATAAT
The window above is part of the Monodelphis domestica isolate mMonDom1 chromosome 7, mMonDom1.pri, whole genome shotgun sequence genome. Proteins encoded here:
- the LOC103094304 gene encoding tigger transposable element-derived protein 1-like, producing the protein MDKRKKTSDGNTASVKKKRLVITLEQKCDVIERHERGHSNSKIGRDVGMPESTVRNIIKHAGEIKEKGKVASTFCGLQTTTRNRSVTMIEMERLLAVWIDDCNKKCIPLSRAAIQTKASSLFKAVKENGNEVDSEETFSASGGWFDRFKNRVHLHHVKITGEIANADENMAANYPDVLKKIIGEGGYTDQPIFNVGGTGLFWKKIPFRTYIFKKEKTQPGFKVSNNHLTIFEQHECGHSNSKTGQAVGMPEPMVQNIIKHTDEIKEKDSVPAFCGLQTTTRNRSVTMIEMERPLAVWIEDCNNKHIPQNKAAMQTNAPTLFKVEKENEVDSEETFTANGSCFDPFKNQTQLHNVKITEKTTTTDEDMAAKYPDVLKKIIEEGGYTDQQIFNVDETGLFWKRMPSRTHISKKENIKPGFKVSRDRLTLLLGGNAEGDFKLKPMLVYWTQNPRALRGYNLQSLPVLWRSNKKAWVTKAVFEDWFSSYFSPAVEKYCKDSNIAFKVLLILDNAPGHPTTLSSLCENIKVIFLPPNATSLLQPMDQGTIATFKAYYLRKIFEQAVVKTIGDDAMSLTDFWENYNIRDAVENIHHAWQQITANNMREVWKCILPHCANSNFEGFPSMKQAVVEEITNIGRKLGFDDLESDNVLELLDSHSEGLTTDDFLHLDQQRAFEDIDNDTEEADNKQMKEFTLKEFEDIFQALEVVKQKIMDADPNVDRRIQIHQDVDKALCTYQRMYEDLKKEKTIESTLPKYFKQE